The Streptomyces cyaneogriseus subsp. noncyanogenus region CGCGCATGCCGCTCATACCTGGGTCCGGTGGAAGTTGATGAAGGACCGCGAGGCGGTCGGCCCCCGCTGGCCCTGGTAACGCGACCCGTACCGCTCGCTCCCGTAGGGGTGCGCGGCCGGCGAACTGAGCCGGAACATGCACAGCTGGCCGATCTTCATGCCGGGCCACAGCTTGATCGGCAGGGTGGCGAGATTGGACAGCTCCAGGGTCACGTGCCCGGAGAACCCGGGGTCGATGAACCCGGCGGTGGAGTGGGTGACCAGCCCGAGCCGCCCGAGGGAGCTCTTGCCCTCCAGCCGCGAGGCGAGATCGTCGGGCAGCGTGATGACCTCGTAGGTACTGGCCAGCACGAACTCACCGGGGTGCAGGATGAACGGTTCGTCCCCCTCCGGCTCGACGAGCCGTGTGAGGTCCGCCTGCTCGACCGACGGGTCGATGTGCGGGTACCGGTGGTTCTCGAACACCCGGAAGTAACGGTCCAGGCGCACGTCGATGCTGGACGGCTGCACCATGGATTCGTCGTAGGGATCGATCCGTACCCGCCCGGCATCGATCTCGGCCCGGATGTCCTTGTCTGAGAGAAGCACGCCCCGAGGATACGCAAGGCGCGCGGAGCAGCCACAATCGCGACCTCTCCGCGCGCCCGGACGATCTTGCGATCGCGCTCCCGCTAGTGCTTCATCTCCAAACTCACCGGCACGACACTGCGCAGCCGCGCGCAGCGCGGGCAGCGGACGAGCCGCCCGGGACCGAGTCGCTCGGCCTGCTGCATCGGGAACGAAGCGGTGCTGAAAACGTGCCCATCGGCACAGCGGACGACGGTGCGCTCCATCAAGTCCTGAAGTCCCTTCCCCAAGAGCCGCGTCTGGCTTACTGCCCTGACGACAAAAGCCACACTACGGGATCAAAGAGACGACTCTCCAGGCGGCACTCCGCCCCCGCCGAGGCCCGCCCCGGCGCCCGGCCGACGCCCGCTCCGGGACTCCGCCGGCGCCCGCCCGAGATCCGGCCGACGCCTGCTCCCAGGCTCCGGCGGTGCCCGCTCCGAGGCTCCGGCGAACCGGCGCTCCGGGGGACCCGTCGGGGGCCGTCGAGGGCCGCCGGGGGCCCACCGGAGGTCCGAAGGCGGTACTCCTGCGACCTCCCGGCCGACTACCCGCCACTCGCCACTCCAGTCCCGTTCCGCCCCGTCCCGTCCCTCACACGCTCCCGGAACCCCGCGACTCGTTCGAGGCCCCCACCGTACGCCCCAACTCCCGTCGCCCGCAGCCACATCCCCCTGCCGGGAAACGAGCGCAGGCCCCACGGCGTGACCACCGGGAGCCTGAGATGTTGTACAGTAGGCGAGCGTCCGGACACCGGTTCCAACCGGCGTCTTACGCGGGTGTAGTTTAATGGTAGAACATCAGCTTCCCAAGCTGAGAGCGCGAGTTCGATTCTCGTCACCCGCTCTTCTTGAAGCCCCAGGTCAGCGACCTGGGGCTTGGTCTTTGCTGAACCGTCGCTGCATTCTCGTGGGACGCTCATGCCCCGAAGATCGGGCCGCCCGCTTCAGGTACTGACGCCTTACCGCCGCACCCGCATGGCCACCGATGCAGCCGCGGCGTCCCTGCGCCTCGCGACGGTCGGGCCGCCTACGCTGAGCCAGGCCCGTCCGTAGAGGTATCAACCCTGGTCGGGTACGCCAAGGCGGGCGTCGGCTCGTGCTGGCGGATCGAGCGGGCCGCGACGGGCATGCCTCTGGTGTCCACGCACCTCCTCGACCCCGCGACGAAGACTGTCGTCCCAGGACGGCAGCCGAGGACCTCACCGCTCTCCGGTCCATGCCGGGCGTCGCGGACCGGGTCCGTGACCAGGAGCACTCAACGGGTGTCCGCGGCCGGTGTGCGGTGCGCTCGCTCCCGCGTCGAGGACGGCTCCAGGGGTGCCGAGTCGATGGCGGCCCTGATCCGGTCGACGTCACCGCGCTCGGCCGCGGGCAGTGGAGCGCCGAGCCGTTCCCTGACCGCGGTGGCTGCCTGGAGCAGTCGTGCCGCGCCTCGACGGCGGCCTGCCAGGGCCCGAGCACCCGCCAGCCCTTCCAGAGCCAGCGCCACAGCACGGGGATCACCGGTGCGCCGAGCCGCGGTCAGGCCGTCGCGGTGCAGAGCGAGCGCGGCCGGCGCGTCGCCGCGCAGTTCGGCGATAAAGCCCAGCTCCGCCAGGATCAACGCGGTCCCGTGATCGCTGTCCAGGCGGCGGTTCCACTCCAGCCAGCCGGTCAGGTGAGCCTCGGCCTCGTCGAGGCGGCCCCGCCTGCGGGCCACCAAGCCGAGACCGACCTCGGCGATCTCCTGACCGGGACGGTCGCCGTGGCGCACGGCGAGGTCACGGGCCCGCTCGTGGAACCGCTCCGCCTGACCGTGGTCGCCCGACAGCAAGGCGATCCTGCCCAGTTCTACGAGCCGCCGGACGGCTTCCGTCCACATCCCGAGCTCTTCGCTCGTCCCCAGGCCTTCGCGGTGGTGCGACGAGGCCCGCTCGTAGTCCCCGGCGATCTCCGCAAGGGTGCCGAGCACGGCCGCGGCCTGCATCTGGCCCCATCCGTCGCCCAGTTCCCGGAAGACCGTCAGCGCCGTTTCGCTGTCGGCCCGGGCCGCGGCCAGGTCACCGCGCACCTGCCGCAGGACACCCCGCGTGCCGAGCGCCGCTGCGGTGACCCACCGGTCACCGAGCTCGGCGGCGCCCGTCAGGGCCCCTTCGATGAGCCTCTCGCTCTCCGCCGGGTCTCCGATCCGGCACGCGGCGAACCCCAGGACCCACAGGGCGCGTACCCGCTCTCCCGGATCGTCGAGGGCGTCCGCGAGCGGGCCGAACCGCGCGCCGGACCCCTGCTCCCCACTCAGCATGGTGAAGGCGGCCAGCCACGCCTCGGTGGTGCTGTGCGCGGCCCGCCGTGCGGAGGGATCCGCCGGGAGGGTCACGGCGGCGGTCAGGGAGCGGACGGCCTCACCGGTCCGGCCGCGCAGGAACCAGTACCAGGACAGGGCCCGGGACAGCCGCAGCGCCTCGTCCGCCATCGCGTTCCGTACGCAATGGTCCAGTACTACGCGGAAGTTCGCCGCTTCCGCGTCGAGCCGCCGCAGCCAGTGGCGCTGCCGCGCGCCCCGCAGCCCGTCCTGGGACAGGACGGCCAGGTTCACGTAGTACTGGACGTGGGCGAGCCGCACGGCCGCCGTCTCCCCCGCCTCGTCGAGCTTCTCGACGCAGTACGCGGCCACCGTCTCGAGCAGGCGGTACCGCGGACCGGTCTCCCCGTGGGTGACGGAGACCAGGGAGCGGTCCACCAGCCGGGCGAGCAGGTCGAGGATCTCCGCCCGTTTCACACCGCCGCCCGGGCACACCGCCTCGGCGGCTTCGAGCGTGCACCCCTCGGCGTGTACGGCCAGCCTGCGGAGCACGGTCCGCTCGGCCGCCGTCAGGAGCTCCCAGCTCCAGTCGATCATCGCCCGCAGGGTGCGCTGGCGGGCCGGCGCGTCCCGGCGCCCCGCGGTGAGCAGGTGGAACCGGTCGTCGAGCCGTCTTGCCAGTTGCTCGACGCCCAGAGCCCGGATGCGGGTGGCGGCCAGTTCGACGGCCAGCGGGATGCCGTCGAGACGCCGGCAGATCAAGGCGACGGCCGGGGAGTTGTCGTCGGTGAGGGTGAAGCCGGGTGACGCGTCGGCGGCTCGGGCCGCGAAGAGACAGAGGGCGTCCGGCTCGTCGAGGGGCTCCACCGTCCACAGCCGTTCGCCCGTGATGCCCAGCGGCTGCTGGCTGGTGGCCAGGAGCCGGACGCCCGGAGCGCCGCGCAGCAGCGTCTCGGCGAGCCCGGCGGCGGCTTCGATGACGTGTTCACAGTTGTCCAGGAGGAGCAGGAGACGCTTGTCGCGCACTGCCTCGACCAGGCGTTCCGCCGCACGGGCGCCGGGAGTTCCGGTGTCGTCGCGGATGCCCAGGGCCGCGGAGGCCGCCTCGGCCAGCTCGTCGACCGTGCACCGCGGGCCGGGTTTCCCGGCCCGGCCGCGGCCGGCCAGCTCCACCAGCCAGGAGCCGTGGGGCAGGCCCGGGTCGACGCGGGTCGCCGTCTCCAGTGCCAGCCGGGTCTTGCCCACGCCGCCGGGGCCGGTCAGGGTCACCAGCCGGCCGGTGGTCAGCAGCTCCTCGATCCGGGTGACCTCCCCCTCACGTCCGATGAGGGGAGTGGCGGGTGCGGGGAGGTTGGTCCGGGGGAGCGGGCCAGCGGCGGGCTCATCGTCCCTCCGGCGGGCGGGAGCGGCGATCTCGACACCGCCGGTGCCCAGTTCGGGCCCGTGACGCAGTATCTCCTCGTACAGCCCGGTCAGGGCGGGCCCGGGGACCAGGCCCAGCTCGTCGGCGAGCAGTCGGCGCAGCTCGTGGTAGGAGTCCAGCGCCTCACTCGGCCGGCCCGCCCGGTACAGGGCACGCATGTGGGCCGCGCGCAGCCGTTCGCGGAGCGGGTACCGTCCCAGCAGGCCGATCAGCTCGGCCGCCACGGCCCCGTGCTCGCCCAGTTCCAGGCGCGTCTCCGCTTGTTCCTCCAGCGCGTCCAGACGTTGGGCGTCGAGGCGGGCGACGGCCTCCCGTACGAAGGGCTCGTCGCGGAAGTCGGCGAACGCGGGTCCCCGCCACAGATCCAGGGCCTCGGTCAGCAGCGCAGCCCGACGGTCAGGTTCCCGGGCGGTCCGCGCCCGGGCGGCCAAGGCCGTGAACCGCGTCGCGTCCACCGCCTCCCCGTCCACACGCAGCACGTAACCCGGCGCCCGGTACGACACCAGGTCACGCCCTGCACCGCCCGCCGCCAGCGCGCGGCGCAGCCGGGAGACCCGGGTCTGCACCGCACCCGCCCGGTCGCCGGGCGGACGGCCGTCCCAGAGATCTTCGACAAGGGTGTCCGTCGGCACGACGCGTCCCGGTTCGACCAGGAGTTCGGCCAGCAGTGCCCGTACCTTCCGCTCCGGGACCGGTACCTGCTCGCCGTCGTCCGTCCATACGGCCAGCGGCCCCAGCACCCCGAAACGCATGGAGCGAGCGTAACGCCGACCCCTCGGCGGGGGACGGCCGTTCGGGAGACCTCCGCCGGCGGACCGTCAGAAGTCCGTCAGGACTCCTCCAGCACCCGAAGCCATCGTGGTCCTCGTCCGCACGATCCGCAGGAAAGAGACGGGAATCATGAACACTTACGCAGGCAAGAAGGCCGTCATCACCGGTGGTACGCACGGCATGGGACTGGCGATGGCCAAAGCCCTGCTGGACGGGGGCGCCGAGGTCGTCCTCACCGGGCGCAACGAGAAGACCCTGGAGGAGGCGAGGACGGAGCTGGCCTCCCGGCCGGTCCACGTCGTCCGCTCCGACGCCGCCAGCCTGGCCGACATCGACGCGCTCGGCACGCTGGTCGAGGAGCGGCTGGGGCGTGTCGACGCCCTCTTCGTCAACCACGGAACGGCGGAGTTCCAGACGCTGCAAGAGGCCACGGAGGAGTCCTTCGACCGGCAGTTCACGGTCAACACCAAGGGATCCTTCTTCACGGTGAAGCGCCTGGCCCCGCTGGTCTCCGACGGTGGCTCGCTCGTCTTCACCACCGTGGCCAACGACGTCATCTTCCCCGGTCTGAGCGCCTACTCGGGGTCGAAGGAAGCGCTGCGGGCCATCGCCCAGGTGCTCGCCGCCGAACTGCTGCCCCGACGGATCCGGGTCAACGCGGTGGCACCCGGGTTCATCGAGACCCCGACCATGGGTGTCGTGGGCCTGACCGAGGAGGAGCGGGCCGCCTTCCTCGAGCAGGGCAAGACGAGCACTCCCCTGCAGCGCAACGGCACCGTCGAGGAAGTGGCGAAGGCGGCTCTCTTCCTGGCGTTCGACGCCACCTTCACCACCGGTGTCGAGTTGCCGGTGGACGGGGGCTGGGGGCAGGGCCTCGTCGCTCCCGCCCACGAGGAAGCGGCGTCCTGACCACCGCACCGGCCGGTGGCCGGTCCGGACCGCCGCACAGGCCGGTGGCCGCCGGGCCACCGGCCGTGGGCCGCGCGGGCCGTCGTACCCCGGCGCCCTCACCCCCGCGAGGCCACGGCCGAGGGGATGAGGACGCCCGAGTGGACCTTCCGGCCCCTGCCGGCGCTTGCGGGCCTTCGACGCGTGCCGCCGCTCCGCCGTCCGGCGAGACCGGGCGCCGGTGCCCGTCTGTCGCGCGGGCACCGGTGCGAGCGGCGCCAGACGTACCGGATCCACGCCGGCGAGTCCCGAGCGCGGAGGCTCATCACAGGCGCGGCATTCGTCCGCCTCACAACCTCGCCCGCCCCGTGACCACAGCGTGCCTTTCAGAGCGGACGACCACGGTCGACAACGGTGCCACCAGGGCCCCCGCACCTCCCATACGGGTCAGAGCCGCGCAGGTCAGCAGCCATGTGCATGGGCAAGCGCCGTCGCTTCCCAAGCTGGGAGCGCGAGTTCGATTCTCGTCACCCGCTCCATGCGAATCCCCCGGGTCAGAGACCCGGGGGGGTCTTCGTCGTCTGACCACTGTGCGGGCCTCGCGCTCGGCGCGGAGAGAGCATGAGCTGCCAGCGGATACCGATCGCGTCGGTGAGGACATCGATCTGGGCGACGGTGGCGACCTGCCTCTCGGTGGCGGCCTCCTACCTGCGCCCTTGATGCGGCACGGGTCGCGGCTGATCGTCAGCAACGGCCGTTTCAAGGGTGCCCTTGAGGAGGCGGTAACCCTTGGCGACAGTGCTCTTGGCTTTGGCGGTGCGGAGCCGTTCTGCCCGCCACTCACGGACGCGCGGGGGTGAGCTCGTCCGGGGCGAGTTCCGTGTAGGGGCCACGACCGGACTTCCAGGTCAGGGGCTGCGGCCCGCCTCCGACGGGGACGGAGACGGGCCGCGGTCCGTCACCGGATCGGCCGGCGCAAGCCGGTGACGGGTCTGGTGTGGGCGGCCGTCCGGGTTCCCCAGCGCACGACGGCCGCCCGGCCCGCTGGCGCCGCGGTCACCTCTCAGCGACGCCGGCGGGAGTTATCGCCCGAGCGGGCGCTCCGGGGCGGTCTGCCGCGGCGACGACGGGCGGCACGGTGTCGGACAGACGTAAACGTCGGGCGCGGCCCCGGTCGGTGAGTCGATCTCGATCCGTCGGGGGGTGCCCTGAATGGGCGCGTCGCAGCATGCACAGATCACTGGTGACCTCCGGTCGAGGTGGGGAGCTTGGGGGCAGGTAGCGCCGCAGGTGTAGACATCCACGTCCAGGACGTGCGCGCCGCTGCGGCCGCGGGCGCGGCCGGCCGGCACCCCACCGGCCCGCAGGAGGGAGGTGCCGCACCAGCAGCACGCCCAGCCAGTGCGCTGGTGGTACGTCAGGTCGGCGTACGGGGGCGGCCCGGGGAGACTCATTTGGCCGATCCGATCTGTGCCCACAGACCGCACTCGTCGGTGGTGAGGCCGGTGCGGGTGGCGATGCCCTTGACGATGGCCCAGCCGGGACCGTGGCTGTAGAGCAGCGGCAGTGGGTCGGGGCCTTCCGCAGTGATGCGGATGCGGGTGTCAGCCGTAGAGAGGGTCATCTCGACGACGGGGGCGCCGGAGCCGAGCACGGCGACATAGAGCTCGTGTGCGACGAGGGGGGCATCGGGGTGTGTCACGCGGCCGACGATCCACAGGCGGACATGGCTGGCCTCAATGGGCTCGGCTTTGAAAGCCTTTTGCCATGTCTGTCCGGACTCGGGCATGGATGTCCCCTGACGATGAGTGCTTATCTGAGTACAGGTAGCGCTTATCTGTACACAGATTGTCGTGGGGGTTGGCGTAGGTCAAGGGGAACGGGCCAGTATGTGTACACAGATTGACGTGATCACTCGACGGGGAGTCGCTGCCGTGGCACAGCCCGAGTACCTGCGGATCGCCGCCGACCTGCGCCGCCGCATCGCCAGCGGTGAGTTCGGACCAGGCGACCAGATCCCGACGCTGCCCGACCTCTGCCGCGAGTACGGCGACGTATCCCAGACCACGATCCGCAACGCGCTCGCCCTGCTGCGGAACGAAGGGTTGATCGAGACCCGGGCCCGCGCGGGCACCCGCGTCCGGCCCCGACCTCCCATCCACCGGATGGCGGCCGACCGGTACCGCTCCACGCCGGGCGCCAAGACCACGCCATACACGCGGGACCAGGGCATCGGCTGGGCGGAGTACCGACTCGACAAGAAATTCGAGCGCGTCCAGGCGGATACCGAGCTGGCCGCGCTCTTCGAGTGCGAGGT contains the following coding sequences:
- a CDS encoding SDR family oxidoreductase, whose amino-acid sequence is MNTYAGKKAVITGGTHGMGLAMAKALLDGGAEVVLTGRNEKTLEEARTELASRPVHVVRSDAASLADIDALGTLVEERLGRVDALFVNHGTAEFQTLQEATEESFDRQFTVNTKGSFFTVKRLAPLVSDGGSLVFTTVANDVIFPGLSAYSGSKEALRAIAQVLAAELLPRRIRVNAVAPGFIETPTMGVVGLTEEERAAFLEQGKTSTPLQRNGTVEEVAKAALFLAFDATFTTGVELPVDGGWGQGLVAPAHEEAAS
- a CDS encoding GntR family transcriptional regulator, which gives rise to MAQPEYLRIAADLRRRIASGEFGPGDQIPTLPDLCREYGDVSQTTIRNALALLRNEGLIETRARAGTRVRPRPPIHRMAADRYRSTPGAKTTPYTRDQGIGWAEYRLDKKFERVQADTELAALFECEVGERLLARHFVFYDNDQPTQMSASYVRWSDVAGTPVADPINEPWPGGTRAQMASLGIRVTQITESFTAAMPTEAEAATLRIGAGVPVLGTHVGTSPTPAASSR
- the dcd gene encoding dCTP deaminase: MLLSDKDIRAEIDAGRVRIDPYDESMVQPSSIDVRLDRYFRVFENHRYPHIDPSVEQADLTRLVEPEGDEPFILHPGEFVLASTYEVITLPDDLASRLEGKSSLGRLGLVTHSTAGFIDPGFSGHVTLELSNLATLPIKLWPGMKIGQLCMFRLSSPAAHPYGSERYGSRYQGQRGPTASRSFINFHRTQV
- a CDS encoding AfsR/SARP family transcriptional regulator, producing the protein MRFGVLGPLAVWTDDGEQVPVPERKVRALLAELLVEPGRVVPTDTLVEDLWDGRPPGDRAGAVQTRVSRLRRALAAGGAGRDLVSYRAPGYVLRVDGEAVDATRFTALAARARTAREPDRRAALLTEALDLWRGPAFADFRDEPFVREAVARLDAQRLDALEEQAETRLELGEHGAVAAELIGLLGRYPLRERLRAAHMRALYRAGRPSEALDSYHELRRLLADELGLVPGPALTGLYEEILRHGPELGTGGVEIAAPARRRDDEPAAGPLPRTNLPAPATPLIGREGEVTRIEELLTTGRLVTLTGPGGVGKTRLALETATRVDPGLPHGSWLVELAGRGRAGKPGPRCTVDELAEAASAALGIRDDTGTPGARAAERLVEAVRDKRLLLLLDNCEHVIEAAAGLAETLLRGAPGVRLLATSQQPLGITGERLWTVEPLDEPDALCLFAARAADASPGFTLTDDNSPAVALICRRLDGIPLAVELAATRIRALGVEQLARRLDDRFHLLTAGRRDAPARQRTLRAMIDWSWELLTAAERTVLRRLAVHAEGCTLEAAEAVCPGGGVKRAEILDLLARLVDRSLVSVTHGETGPRYRLLETVAAYCVEKLDEAGETAAVRLAHVQYYVNLAVLSQDGLRGARQRHWLRRLDAEAANFRVVLDHCVRNAMADEALRLSRALSWYWFLRGRTGEAVRSLTAAVTLPADPSARRAAHSTTEAWLAAFTMLSGEQGSGARFGPLADALDDPGERVRALWVLGFAACRIGDPAESERLIEGALTGAAELGDRWVTAAALGTRGVLRQVRGDLAAARADSETALTVFRELGDGWGQMQAAAVLGTLAEIAGDYERASSHHREGLGTSEELGMWTEAVRRLVELGRIALLSGDHGQAERFHERARDLAVRHGDRPGQEIAEVGLGLVARRRGRLDEAEAHLTGWLEWNRRLDSDHGTALILAELGFIAELRGDAPAALALHRDGLTAARRTGDPRAVALALEGLAGARALAGRRRGAARLLQAATAVRERLGAPLPAAERGDVDRIRAAIDSAPLEPSSTRERAHRTPAADTR